A stretch of the Porifericola rhodea genome encodes the following:
- a CDS encoding dihydrofolate reductase: MIKSIIAAKSDNNVIGKDNDLVWHMPADLKFFKNTTKGHYVIMGRKTFESMNGPLPNRTHIIITRKLDYEAEGCFVVESIEAAFKIAEEKLLDEVFILGGAEIYRQTIDKADKMYITEIQSTFEGDAFFPEIDKSYWNEVKREAHEADEKNPHPYAFVEYLKR, from the coding sequence ATCCATCATCGCAGCTAAGTCTGACAATAACGTTATTGGTAAAGACAACGATCTGGTGTGGCATATGCCCGCCGATCTTAAGTTTTTTAAGAACACTACCAAGGGGCATTACGTCATTATGGGACGAAAAACATTTGAATCTATGAATGGCCCTCTGCCTAATCGTACGCACATCATTATTACACGTAAGCTAGACTATGAAGCAGAAGGTTGCTTTGTAGTAGAGAGTATAGAGGCCGCTTTTAAAATAGCAGAAGAAAAACTTTTAGATGAAGTCTTCATATTGGGAGGGGCCGAAATTTACAGACAGACTATAGATAAGGCAGATAAAATGTATATAACCGAGATCCAGTCCACCTTTGAAGGCGATGCTTTCTTCCCTGAAATAGACAAGAGCTATTGGAATGAGGTTAAACGTGAAGCACATGAAGCTGATGAGAAAAACCCTCACCCCTATGCTTTTGTAGAATATCTTAAGCGTTAG